CATTGCCTTTGGTGAAAAAAGCCGCGCCCAATAGCAAACCGATTCCAAAGGAACGCGCAGTCGCTCTGCCGGGATCATCCGCAAGCGACAGCGCAAGGACGACGCTCCAGACCGCCAGAGCGCACATGAGGCTGTCCACCATGGCGAGCCGGTCATGAAACAGAAAGAACGGGCACAGGATAACGAGGAGCGCGCAGACCCAAGCCTCTTTTGGGGAAAACTCGCGCCGGGCGATCTGATACATTCCGACAAGGGTCGCGAATCCGGCGAGGATTGAAACCGCCCGCCCCGCCAGCAGAGGATCGTTAAAAAAATTTAAAGCGAGTACGACGAACCACATATACAGAGGGTGCTTGCCCTCCATGCGGAACAGCGCCATGTCGAATCCATTTTCGGAAACGATCTGGGCGATATTGATATAAATTGCTTCGTCGGAGAACACGGGAAATGAGTCCAGCCCCCAGTAACGCGAGACCACATAGGTTAGAGTTAAAACAAGGAAGGGAAACAATACTTGAGGAAAGCTGAGAAATCGCGATTGAGGCATCGAGTCGGGGAGCAAAATCCTCCCCGCCGCCACCAAAAATGAAGGGCGAAACCTTGTGCATGCGGAAGGGGGATGAGAGAATTTACAGCCTCTGGCGCTATAAGAGCGCCAGAGGCTGATTTAATCCTGTATATCAGGTACAGCCCGTTCCAGTTGCCGATCCCACAGAGCCTGCGCCTGCGGTACCGGTAACTTCCGTATAAGACCAGGTGCAGGTCGTGCTACTACCCACATCCGCTGTAAATCCGGAAGCATCCGTTCCAAGCGAAACGTCGGTGCCGTCCACCTGAGCAAGCACGCTAGCAATGTCGTAGGTGCTGGCCGAATTCAAAATGTATTGCGCATGTAACATGGTGACCGCTCCCTTGAGAGCGCCCGTCACGCCAGAAGCCACCGAACCCGTAGCGTTTGATTTCAAATCGATAAACCTGGGAATCGCCACTGCGGCAAGGATGCCGAGGATCACGATAACCATGATCAGTTCAATCAGCGTAAAACCTTTTTCACTTCCTAATATTTTTTTCTTCATACCCGCTCCTTCGGTTAATTTCTGGCATCAATGCTACACATAAGCTATTGAAAAGTCAAACCTTATATAATTCCCAACGAGCTTCTATCTATAATTAAAGCAATATATGCGCCAAACTATCATCAACAAAACTATTAAAATGACATAGGGGAATAAAACACGATTTTAGAACAGATTTACACTTCATAAAATATGGCTCTTTCGGCAAAAAGGCAAGCCCTCGAATTCAAAAAACCTAAAAAAGGTGCAAG
This window of the Candidatus Nitrohelix vancouverensis genome carries:
- a CDS encoding prepilin-type N-terminal cleavage/methylation domain-containing protein, translated to MLGSEKGFTLIELIMVIVILGILAAVAIPRFIDLKSNATGSVASGVTGALKGAVTMLHAQYILNSASTYDIASVLAQVDGTDVSLGTDASGFTADVGSSTTCTWSYTEVTGTAGAGSVGSATGTGCT